A single genomic interval of Peribacillus sp. FSL H8-0477 harbors:
- a CDS encoding class I SAM-dependent methyltransferase translates to MNPFLHKTHLDYMQDYLERKESSTLPSWLKYLVFAEEVHQNFEHIDSLQELSENRVIQYVYRSLVILEKKREAFLTDEMYWQLAIVLSYSEAAKGGTAEQRKNWLEKGYNLMAHNEGSAHIFWEDYLGYDKPLLFTLIKTHGLIGQYLRGETRLSASSELVETMRSYYDNKTAKDLLYMLNECIIAAVSDELWLNVKNDVNSTIEKLFQQDFSEDFENRIHRLTASFSETLSEKKMIMAAQYDKVRLFLQNIDLWYVEPSMHDLSFADFWAILCLAADEITSPQIAHLNFETLMKQLHYDYKGQKHSNVYRKRVIEKFLHEYSSNQPLDTTHVTFKVENYESINTAFLSFEFSDVGEALIQFCVEAEKTGGMIHNQATVLLFDLFGLRRDAYDRFNNEGDYLTHMNSSVDDKKVILDFIKGDTILDVGPGGGVLLDLLESETSGKQILGIDISENVIETLEAKKQNENHSWSVIKGNALSLVDSFAPNSIDTIIYSSIIHELYSYIPFEGKYFNQQTIKTALESAFEVLKPGGRMIIRDGIMSDDKKAKRIIRFKTDDGLPFLIQYAKDFKGRKISYEIQSDHEVMMPLNDSMEFLYTYTWGTESYAHEVNEQFGYFTPTEYRAFIQDIFGETAEIIKLEHYLQEGYTTHLNEKIDFEYEDGLPAPLPDSTCLLVIEKGGVK, encoded by the coding sequence ATGAATCCATTTTTACATAAAACACATTTAGACTATATGCAAGATTATCTAGAAAGGAAAGAGTCTTCTACTCTTCCATCTTGGCTGAAGTATTTAGTTTTTGCTGAGGAAGTTCATCAAAACTTTGAACATATTGATTCGCTTCAAGAGCTTTCCGAGAACCGAGTCATTCAGTATGTATATCGTTCCCTCGTTATTTTAGAGAAAAAAAGAGAGGCTTTTCTCACAGATGAAATGTATTGGCAATTGGCGATCGTCTTATCGTATAGTGAAGCGGCAAAAGGAGGAACTGCAGAACAAAGAAAGAATTGGCTGGAAAAAGGCTATAATCTAATGGCGCATAATGAAGGATCCGCGCATATCTTTTGGGAAGATTATTTGGGCTACGATAAACCCCTTCTCTTTACGTTAATCAAAACCCATGGCTTAATCGGCCAATATCTCCGTGGTGAGACGAGACTCAGCGCTAGCAGTGAACTGGTGGAAACGATGCGATCCTATTACGATAACAAAACCGCAAAAGACCTGCTCTATATGTTAAATGAATGCATTATTGCAGCTGTTTCTGATGAGTTATGGCTCAACGTAAAAAATGACGTGAACTCTACAATAGAGAAGCTTTTTCAACAAGATTTCAGTGAAGACTTTGAAAACCGGATTCACAGGCTTACCGCAAGCTTTAGTGAGACTTTATCAGAAAAAAAAATGATCATGGCCGCTCAATATGATAAGGTACGGTTATTTTTACAGAATATAGATTTATGGTATGTGGAGCCATCGATGCACGATCTTTCTTTTGCCGACTTCTGGGCGATTCTATGCTTAGCAGCTGATGAGATTACGTCGCCTCAAATTGCCCACCTTAATTTTGAAACACTCATGAAGCAGCTTCACTATGATTATAAAGGGCAAAAGCATAGTAATGTTTATCGCAAACGGGTAATCGAGAAGTTCCTTCATGAGTACAGCAGCAATCAACCTCTTGACACAACACACGTCACCTTTAAAGTCGAAAACTATGAATCAATTAATACCGCATTTCTTTCATTTGAATTCTCGGACGTCGGAGAAGCACTGATTCAATTTTGTGTGGAAGCAGAAAAAACAGGCGGGATGATTCATAATCAAGCCACCGTGCTGCTATTCGATTTGTTTGGTCTGCGTCGAGACGCCTATGATCGGTTCAATAACGAGGGCGATTACCTCACCCATATGAACAGTTCTGTCGATGATAAAAAAGTGATCCTCGACTTTATTAAAGGTGACACTATTCTTGATGTTGGTCCCGGCGGCGGAGTGCTGTTAGATTTATTAGAATCGGAAACTTCAGGCAAACAAATACTTGGTATTGATATCTCGGAAAATGTGATTGAAACACTGGAAGCGAAAAAGCAAAACGAAAATCATTCCTGGTCCGTCATCAAAGGAAATGCCTTATCACTGGTCGATTCGTTTGCCCCAAACTCAATCGATACCATCATTTATTCATCCATTATTCATGAATTGTATTCCTATATACCATTTGAAGGAAAATACTTTAACCAGCAAACGATTAAAACAGCCTTAGAAAGTGCCTTCGAGGTACTAAAGCCAGGCGGACGAATGATCATCCGCGACGGAATTATGAGTGACGACAAGAAAGCAAAACGGATCATTCGATTTAAAACAGACGACGGATTACCTTTTCTCATCCAATATGCTAAAGACTTCAAAGGAAGAAAAATAAGCTATGAAATCCAATCAGACCATGAAGTAATGATGCCTCTCAATGACAGTATGGAATTTCTCTATACCTACACCTGGGGAACGGAATCCTATGCCCATGAAGTGAATGAGCAGTTCGGATACTTCACTCCGACGGAATATCGAGCCTTTATTCAGGACATCTTTGGCGAAACCGCTGAAATTATTAAACTCGAACACTATTTACAAGAAGGCTATACAACCCACTTAAACGAGAAAATAGATTTTGAATATGAAGACGGACTTCCAGCTCCCCTGCCAGACAGTACCTGCTTACTCGTTATTGAAAAAGGAGGTGTTAAATGA
- a CDS encoding SAM-dependent methyltransferase — protein sequence MTFTICPIAIVRNQRKEIEDDHWGAVLSTIELAEEIEETALTGIDTFSHLEVIFYFDKVLDNKIQYEARHPRNNQEFPKVGIFAQRGKNRPNKLGVTIVELVEHNHRKLIVKGLDAIDGTPIIDIKPVMKEFLPISEIRQPDWSVSLMSNYWS from the coding sequence ATGACGTTTACTATTTGTCCGATTGCCATTGTTAGAAACCAACGAAAAGAGATTGAAGATGATCATTGGGGAGCAGTTTTATCAACGATCGAACTTGCTGAGGAAATTGAAGAAACAGCACTAACCGGAATTGATACATTTTCACATTTAGAAGTCATTTTCTATTTTGATAAAGTGTTAGATAATAAGATTCAATATGAGGCGAGGCACCCGAGGAATAATCAAGAGTTTCCTAAGGTCGGGATTTTTGCTCAAAGAGGTAAGAACAGACCGAATAAGTTAGGGGTAACTATTGTTGAATTAGTAGAACATAATCACAGAAAGTTAATCGTTAAAGGGTTGGATGCCATTGATGGAACACCAATCATTGATATTAAACCCGTTATGAAAGAGTTTCTACCTATATCGGAAATCAGGCAGCCTGATTGGTCCGTTTCTTTGATGAGTAATTATTGGAGTTAA
- a CDS encoding DUF4181 domain-containing protein produces MKFVVFILAVFFLFFFLEKGLRKWLGIHKVKISDTSYKKKDLTGRILIVVVLLCTYPYALTKGANVLQWYFIFYSIVLFGVQTYLQWKYLKNSKEYILTLILLFLTVLVLYNIQLFITF; encoded by the coding sequence TTGAAATTCGTAGTATTCATTTTAGCTGTATTTTTCCTCTTTTTCTTTTTAGAAAAAGGACTTAGGAAATGGCTTGGTATACATAAAGTTAAAATAAGCGACACGTCATACAAAAAGAAGGATCTAACCGGACGCATCCTTATTGTAGTCGTTCTTTTATGCACCTATCCCTATGCTCTAACAAAGGGGGCGAATGTCTTACAATGGTATTTTATATTCTATTCGATTGTCCTTTTTGGGGTTCAAACCTATTTGCAATGGAAATACCTCAAGAATTCCAAAGAATATATCCTGACACTTATTCTCCTATTCTTAACTGTGCTAGTACTTTATAATATCCAATTGTTTATAACGTTTTGA
- a CDS encoding DUF4083 family protein: MVTIGDVLFQIVSLVFLVGIFAVAYILIRSLISKQKSKPTDLVEQKLDRIINLLEKDKRE, translated from the coding sequence GTGGTTACTATCGGTGACGTACTATTTCAAATAGTATCTCTTGTTTTTTTAGTAGGGATATTTGCAGTTGCGTATATACTTATTCGTTCACTCATTTCTAAACAAAAAAGCAAACCAACAGATCTTGTTGAACAAAAGCTGGATAGAATAATCAATTTACTAGAAAAGGATAAAAGAGAGTAA